The Coffea arabica cultivar ET-39 chromosome 1e, Coffea Arabica ET-39 HiFi, whole genome shotgun sequence genome has a window encoding:
- the LOC113718173 gene encoding gamma-tubulin complex component 4: protein MLHELLLALLGYTGDLIVDEREQQDSLRINLSPDAPISEECFTFKLAPDISFIQPSERDAIERIIKLGFYYRELDRFATKSRNLSWIRSSNESPSSRTSELFKGKKEKQSVYRRAIANGIAEVLSVYRSAVLHIEQNLLSDSLPILATVTQGLNKFLVLLPPLYELILEIERDGYCGGRLLNLLHKRCHCGVPELQTCIQRLLWHGHQVMYNQLASWMIYGILHDQYGEFFISRLESRDAENDSPAEVVERLMSMSTNDASLTDWHSGFHISLDMLPEHIPMRVAESILFAGKAVRVLRNPSPAIRFQGAIAYQQMPRGSQRPQLSTSRIFFTKDSSSQNKSTGEELLPQSDADKIETMLQNLKESSEFHKRSFESAIDSIRVIAASHLWQLVVVRADLNGHLRALKDYFLLAKGDFFQSFLEESRQLMHLPPRLSTAEADLMIPFQLAAVKTIGDDDRYFSRVSLRMPSFGIPVKSSQVDLPKTKAYVDGDSSVQSETSLEVPLDGWDGIALEYSVDWPLQLFFTQEVLSKYRRIFQYLLRLKRTQMELEKSWASAMSQDHSDFAKHRNDSRSCLTSHQRRQRFRPMWRIREHMAFLIRNLQFYIQVDVIESQWNVLQSHIQNSHDFTELVSFHQEYLSALISQSFLDIGSVSRILDGIMKLCLQFCWKIENQESDEITVELEQISEEFNKKSNSLYTILRSTRLAGSQRAPFLRRFLLRLNFNSFFEATARGVLNVVRPRPTLAVLH, encoded by the exons ATGCTGCACGAACTCTTACTGGCTCTACTGGGTTACACCGGAGACCTCATCGTCGACGAAAGAGAGCAGCAAGATTCCCTCCGCATTAACTTGTCCCCGGATGCCCCCATTTCAGAGGAATGCTTCACCTTTAAGCTCGCTCCGGATATCTCTTTCATCCAACCCAGTGAAAG GGACGCCATTGAGAGGATCATTAAGCTGGGATTTTACTACAGGGAGCTTGATCGCTTTGCGACTAAGTCCCGTAACTTGAGTTGGATAAGGTCCTCAAATGAGTCTCCCTCTTCAAGAACTTCTGAATTGTTcaaagggaagaaagagaagCAGAGTGTTTACAGAAGGGCCATTGCTAACGGCATTGCTGAGGTTTTGTCAGTTTACAGGTCAGCCGTTCTACATATTGAGCAGAATTTGTTGTCTGATTCTCTACCCATCTTGGCAACAGTTACTCAAGGCCTCAATAAG TTCCTTGTTCTTCTGCCACCTCTTTATGAGCTTATTCTAGAAATTGAACGTGATGGCTACTGTGGAGGGAGGCTTCTTAACCTCCTTCACAAACGATGCCACTGTGGCGTCCCTGAATTGCAGACATGCATTCAGAG GCTGCTTTGGCATGGACATCAGGTTATGTACAATCAACTTGCCTCTTGGATGATTTATGGGATTCTTCATGATCAGTATGGAGAATTTTTTATAAGTAG GCTGGAGAGTAGGGATGCAGAGAATGACTCACCTGCAGAGGTGGTTGAGCGACTGATGTCGATGTCAACTAATGATGCATCTCTGACCGACTGGCACTCAGGCTTCCATATTTCTCTG GATATGCTGCCAGAGCATATCCCGATGCGTGTTGCCGAATCAATTCTTTTTGCTGGGAAAGCTGTAAGGGTTCTACGAAATCCAAGCCCTGCCATTAGATTCCAGGGTGCAATAGCCTATCAGCAGATGCCAAGAGGATCACAAAGACCTCAATTGTCCACTTCTCGAATTTTTTTCACTAAGGATTCATCTTCACAGAACAAGTCCACTGGGGAGGAGTTACTTCCTCAATCTGATGCTGACAAGATTGAAACCATGCTGCAAAATTTAAAG GAGTCATCTGAGTTCCACAAAAGATCATTTGAGAGTGCAATTGACTCAATTAGGGTGATTGCAGCAAGTCATCTTTGGCAG CTTGTTGTTGTACGTGCTGACTTGAATGGCCATTTGAGGGCTCTTAaagattattttcttttggcAAAAGGTGATTTCTTCCAG AGTTTTCTCGAGGAGAGTCGCCAGCTGATGCATTTGCCACCTCGCCTGTCCACTGCAGAAGCTGATCTCATGATTCCATTTCAGCTA GCTGCAGTGAAAACTATTGGAGATGACGACAGATATTTTTCAAGGGTGTCTTTAAG GATGCCTTCATTTGGGATCCCTGTTAAATCCTCCCAAGTAGATCTGCCAAAGACAAAAGCTTATGTTGATGGAGATTCAAGTGTGCAATCAGAGACTTCCCTGGAGGTGCCACTTGATGGCTGGGATGGCATTGCTCTTGAATACTCTGTTGACTGGCCCTTGCAATTGTTTTTCACGCAGGAGGTGCTTTCTAA GTATCGCAGAATCTTCCAATATTTGCTTCGACTGAAGAGAACACAGATGGAATTGGAGAAATCATGGGCCTCTGCTATGTCTCAAGATCATTCTGATTTTGCAAAACATCGCAATGATAGCAGAAGCTGCTTGACATCGCATCAGCGAAGGCAGCGCTTTAGACCAATGTGGCGTATTAGAGAACATATGGCATTTCTGATCAGAAATCTTCAATTTTACATCCAG GTGGATGTAATAGAATCTCAGTGGAATGTTTTGCAATCTCACATCCAGAACTCTCATGATTTCACAGAACTTGTGAGCTTCCACCAAGA GTACTTATCTGCGTTAATATCTCAGTCTTTCTTGGACATTGGTTCTGTGTCGAGAATTCTGGATGGCATAATGAAACTTTGCTTGCAATTCTGCTGGAAGATTGAAAACCAAGAGAGTGATGAGATTACAGTTGAACTGGAGCAAATATCAGAG GAATTCAATAAGAAATCAAACTCCTTGTACACTATATTGCGTAGTACCAGACTGGCTGGGAGTCAGCGAGCCCCTTTTCTTAGGCGTTTTCTTTTGCGTCTGAacttcaattcattttttgag GCAACTGCTAGAGGAGTGCTTAATGTTGTGAGACCACGTCCAACACTCGCAGTTTTACATTGA